One window from the genome of Chroococcidiopsis sp. TS-821 encodes:
- a CDS encoding Ycf34 family protein: protein MCICVNCHYVDRCITYHAVETQHEQPHLTENPTFDPIEPSINVNIRTKEDVIEMEYDVVGCVSFKREMGKWAKLRPGELVPT, encoded by the coding sequence ATGTGTATTTGCGTGAACTGCCACTATGTCGATCGCTGCATCACATACCACGCGGTTGAAACTCAGCACGAACAGCCTCACTTAACTGAAAACCCTACTTTTGACCCGATTGAACCTTCAATTAACGTTAACATTCGTACTAAAGAAGACGTAATTGAAATGGAGTACGATGTCGTTGGTTGCGTTAGCTTTAAGCGCGAAATGGGCAAGTGGGCAAAACTACGCCCTGGGGAACTGGTACCTACCTAG
- a CDS encoding CCA tRNA nucleotidyltransferase, translating to MCRNLSRLSPQKWCFSLDLLPQPIYLVGGAVRDALLGRSADYLDLDFVLPENAIETARSLAYHYKAGFVILDAQRQIARVVFPQATVDFARQEGSSLETDLRRRDFTVNAIAYNPHTQEIIDPLDGCIDLQQQRLRMVSLQNLQDDPLRLLRAYRQAAQLGFTIESNTRLAIRTLAPQIKRVAAERVRVELSYLLAHSQGTLWLQKAAEDGLIKYWFPNANVNDIAAVDTAVVKLSEIWSQLNVELYQHIRDTIKTTWLGIAKLACLVTPQLETAEAELMQLTCSRAEIRGVTTLLKLLPQLQTAPLSVREQYFFFQEAGRVFPAIALLAVAKGSLIEAIAPLINRYLNPQDPVAHPTMLVTGQDLIQALKIKPGPQVGRLLTEIAIAQAEGKITTAAQALEYASQMLDS from the coding sequence ATGTGCCGTAATTTATCTAGATTGTCTCCCCAAAAATGGTGTTTTAGCTTGGATTTGCTACCGCAACCAATTTACTTGGTTGGTGGGGCAGTGCGCGATGCTTTATTAGGGCGCAGTGCTGATTACTTGGACTTGGATTTTGTTTTACCAGAAAATGCTATAGAAACAGCGCGATCGCTAGCATATCATTACAAAGCAGGTTTTGTGATTCTCGACGCTCAACGCCAAATTGCGCGGGTTGTGTTTCCCCAAGCAACAGTTGATTTTGCACGACAAGAAGGTTCGAGTTTAGAAACCGATCTGCGACGGCGCGACTTTACCGTAAATGCGATCGCCTACAACCCCCATACGCAAGAAATTATCGATCCTCTCGACGGTTGTATTGATTTACAACAGCAGCGCTTGCGGATGGTATCGCTACAAAATTTACAAGACGATCCTTTACGACTACTACGCGCTTACCGTCAAGCTGCACAGCTTGGTTTTACGATTGAGTCAAATACTCGCTTGGCGATTCGAACTTTAGCACCGCAGATTAAACGCGTTGCTGCTGAACGAGTGCGGGTAGAACTCAGCTATCTTCTTGCCCACTCTCAAGGAACTTTGTGGTTGCAAAAGGCTGCGGAGGATGGCTTAATTAAATATTGGTTTCCCAACGCTAATGTTAACGACATCGCTGCCGTCGATACTGCAGTGGTAAAACTTTCAGAAATTTGGTCGCAACTCAACGTCGAACTTTACCAACATATACGCGACACAATCAAAACAACATGGTTAGGTATTGCGAAACTCGCGTGTCTTGTCACTCCCCAACTAGAAACCGCTGAAGCTGAATTAATGCAACTCACCTGCAGTCGGGCAGAAATTCGCGGCGTCACCACACTACTTAAACTACTACCACAACTACAAACTGCTCCGCTGTCTGTCCGCGAACAGTATTTTTTCTTTCAAGAAGCTGGAAGAGTTTTTCCGGCGATCGCACTTTTAGCTGTTGCCAAAGGAAGTTTAATCGAGGCGATCGCACCTCTAATCAACCGCTATCTGAACCCTCAAGATCCTGTCGCACATCCTACAATGCTAGTGACAGGTCAAGACTTAATCCAAGCCCTGAAAATTAAACCAGGACCTCAAGTAGGAAGGTTACTTACAGAGATTGCGATCGCCCAAGCTGAAGGCAAAATTACTACAGCTGCTCAAGCGCTTGAATATGCTTCCCAAATGCTTGATAGTTAG
- a CDS encoding ABC transporter permease: MNWWQRLKKNPLARFGAILLLIFYTAVFAADFVAPYDPYTSQINGSLLPPTQVYWRNRAGEFIGPHVYPTTQGQTDLETGDRELIVDYANPAGLRLLTRGYTYNLFRLSLPLPPTFEEVEIFSGIPTNLHLFGTTGEARFNLLGTDEQGRDQFSRLVHGGRISLSIGLVGIAITFPLGMLIGGISGYFGGLVDSILMRIVEVLMTIPSIYLLVALAAVLPPGLSSTQRFILIVFITSFIGWAGLARVIRGQVLSIKEREFVQAAKSMGANPFYIIARHVLPQTATYIIISATLAVPGFIVAESVLSLIGLGIQQPDPSWGNMLSLATNASILVLQPWLIWPPALLIILTVLAFNLLGDGLRDALDPRSLQR; the protein is encoded by the coding sequence ATGAACTGGTGGCAAAGACTTAAGAAAAATCCTCTCGCCCGCTTTGGAGCTATATTACTTCTAATTTTCTACACCGCAGTCTTTGCAGCAGATTTTGTCGCTCCTTACGATCCTTATACATCACAAATCAACGGTTCGCTACTACCACCAACGCAAGTTTACTGGCGTAATCGTGCAGGAGAGTTTATTGGACCGCACGTTTATCCGACAACACAAGGACAAACCGATTTAGAAACAGGCGATCGCGAACTGATCGTAGACTATGCAAATCCTGCTGGGTTACGCTTGTTGACTCGCGGCTATACCTACAACCTATTTCGCTTGAGTTTACCGCTACCGCCAACGTTTGAAGAAGTAGAAATTTTTAGTGGTATTCCAACAAATTTACATTTATTTGGTACAACCGGGGAAGCACGATTTAATTTGTTGGGCACTGACGAGCAAGGACGCGATCAATTTAGTCGCTTGGTACACGGAGGTAGAATTAGCCTCAGTATCGGTTTAGTTGGTATCGCAATTACCTTTCCTTTAGGTATGCTTATTGGTGGTATTTCGGGATACTTTGGTGGTTTAGTTGACAGCATACTAATGCGCATCGTCGAAGTGCTGATGACGATACCTAGTATTTACTTGTTAGTTGCCTTGGCTGCCGTTTTACCACCAGGATTGAGCAGCACCCAACGATTTATTTTGATTGTCTTTATTACTTCCTTTATCGGCTGGGCAGGGTTAGCACGAGTCATTCGCGGACAAGTCTTATCAATTAAAGAACGCGAGTTTGTACAAGCTGCAAAATCAATGGGGGCAAATCCGTTTTATATCATTGCTCGCCATGTTCTGCCGCAAACGGCAACTTATATCATTATTTCAGCGACTTTGGCTGTGCCAGGTTTTATTGTCGCTGAGTCCGTTCTGAGTTTGATCGGATTAGGAATTCAGCAACCCGATCCGTCGTGGGGTAATATGCTATCGCTCGCGACAAACGCCTCGATTCTCGTTCTCCAACCCTGGTTGATTTGGCCTCCAGCATTACTTATTATTCTCACTGTCCTCGCGTTCAATTTGCTCGGCGATGGCTTACGCGATGCGCTCGATCCTCGCAGTTTGCAACGGTAG
- the tsaB gene encoding tRNA (adenosine(37)-N6)-threonylcarbamoyltransferase complex dimerization subunit type 1 TsaB — protein sequence MSMPSVRLQSHKYGLAIHTSSPELGLALSNFTNDSRTATWNLGRDLSNLLHQYLIEFIQPQTWRDLAFIAVAKGPGGFTGTRIGVVTARTLAQQLNIPVFAVSSLAAVAWFHHNLAPASVYAVQLPAQRGQLHAAIYQANSEGNGLFALLPDTVLTPEAWQIKLDGCNEYKLIHAQNYLGTSVKSLLELAYFDWQQGVQPHWSEALPFYGQNPV from the coding sequence ATGTCGATGCCTAGCGTTCGCCTTCAGTCACATAAGTATGGTCTTGCGATTCATACGAGTAGTCCAGAATTAGGCTTGGCGCTGAGTAATTTTACAAATGACTCGCGCACAGCGACATGGAATCTTGGACGCGATTTATCTAACTTGTTACATCAGTATTTAATTGAGTTTATTCAACCCCAGACGTGGAGGGATTTAGCGTTCATTGCTGTAGCTAAAGGACCAGGCGGTTTTACGGGAACTCGTATCGGTGTTGTCACAGCGCGGACTTTGGCGCAACAATTGAATATTCCTGTATTTGCGGTTTCGAGCTTAGCAGCTGTTGCTTGGTTCCACCACAATCTCGCACCTGCATCTGTCTATGCAGTACAACTTCCTGCACAGCGCGGGCAACTCCACGCGGCAATCTATCAAGCTAACTCTGAAGGAAATGGTCTTTTCGCTTTACTGCCAGATACCGTATTGACTCCGGAAGCATGGCAGATCAAATTAGATGGCTGTAACGAATACAAGTTGATTCACGCGCAAAATTATTTGGGAACTTCAGTGAAAAGTTTATTAGAACTTGCTTACTTTGATTGGCAGCAAGGGGTACAACCCCATTGGTCAGAAGCGCTGCCTTTTTATGGTCAAAATCCTGTATAG